Proteins from a genomic interval of Nitrospina gracilis Nb-211:
- a CDS encoding 4Fe-4S dicluster domain-containing protein, whose protein sequence is MPEVYNWQLGRMMTYVYEEKHPKEQFTFVFNTNRCIACQTCTMAHKSTWTFSKGQEYMWWNNVETKPYGGYPQFWDWKILKMLEQSNPGQNVWNVRKTSNKAIHGVYEGVTIFEAPAKIGLNQQAIGYVPTDEEWRFPNFGEDTAHGREFTQSREGTFGGDNGVKSVLPEHKIWFFYLQRICNHCTYPGCLAACPRKAIYKRQEDGIVLIDQSRCRGYKKCVEQCPYKKPMFRGTTRISEKCIACYPRIEGLDPLTEGDQMETRCMAACVGKIRLQGLVKIGSNGEWAHDPDNPQYYLIKDRKVALPLYPQFGTEPNGYYVPSRHVPRAYSQQMFGPGVDHSIDQYMVPDRDLLGVLQLFRTTQRIIFKWKREPGPKIFETNIHGKKFEMYNDTIIGFNRKGKEIIRVTVEEPFYVRPEEHPGAF, encoded by the coding sequence ATGCCTGAAGTCTATAACTGGCAGTTGGGTCGCATGATGACCTATGTGTACGAGGAGAAGCATCCGAAGGAGCAGTTCACGTTCGTGTTCAACACGAACCGCTGTATTGCGTGTCAGACGTGCACGATGGCCCACAAGTCGACCTGGACCTTTTCGAAGGGCCAGGAGTATATGTGGTGGAACAACGTGGAGACGAAGCCTTACGGTGGTTATCCTCAGTTTTGGGATTGGAAGATCTTGAAGATGCTGGAGCAGTCGAATCCGGGTCAGAACGTATGGAACGTCCGGAAGACTTCGAACAAGGCGATCCACGGTGTGTACGAAGGTGTGACCATCTTCGAGGCTCCGGCGAAGATCGGTCTGAACCAGCAGGCAATCGGTTACGTACCGACGGACGAAGAGTGGCGCTTCCCGAACTTCGGTGAAGACACGGCTCACGGCCGCGAGTTCACGCAGTCGCGCGAAGGCACCTTCGGCGGCGACAACGGCGTGAAGTCGGTATTGCCTGAACACAAGATCTGGTTTTTCTACCTGCAACGCATCTGCAACCACTGCACGTATCCGGGTTGTCTGGCGGCATGTCCGCGCAAGGCGATCTACAAGCGTCAGGAGGACGGTATCGTACTGATCGACCAGTCCCGCTGCCGCGGATACAAGAAGTGTGTTGAGCAGTGTCCGTACAAGAAACCGATGTTCCGCGGCACGACCCGGATTTCCGAGAAGTGCATCGCGTGTTATCCGCGGATCGAGGGACTGGATCCCTTGACCGAGGGCGACCAGATGGAGACGCGCTGTATGGCGGCTTGCGTTGGCAAGATCCGTCTGCAGGGTCTGGTGAAGATCGGTTCGAACGGAGAATGGGCGCATGATCCGGACAATCCTCAGTACTACCTGATCAAGGACCGGAAAGTGGCCCTGCCGCTGTACCCGCAGTTTGGCACGGAGCCGAACGGATACTATGTTCCGTCGCGGCACGTACCTCGTGCGTACTCACAGCAGATGTTCGGCCCGGGCGTGGATCATTCGATCGACCAGTACATGGTTCCGGATCGGGATCTGCTGGGCGTCTTGCAGTTGTTCCGGACGACGCAGCGCATCATCTTCAAGTGGAAGCGCGAGCCGGGTCCGAAGATCTTCGAGACGAACATTCACGGCAAGAAGTTCGAGATGTACAACGACACCATCATCGGGTTCAACCGGAAGGGTAAGGAGATCATCCGCGTGACGGTTGAAGAGCCTTTCTACGTCCGGCCCGAAGAGCATCCTGGTGCGTTCTAA
- a CDS encoding tetratricopeptide repeat protein: protein MIATDCFLQGKEAQAKGNFDEAVAYYERVLEANVASLGEFHPDVAFIKNSLGTVWFKKGCHDQAIEYLEDALKILYRICTPNHPMLAEACRNLGVVWSEYGDSEKAIQLYEKAMAIYQKNGMTDRVPDLEGKIDDLFVTLEKNADPDPIKIQSITKPK from the coding sequence ATGATTGCAACGGACTGCTTTTTACAGGGTAAAGAGGCTCAGGCGAAAGGCAACTTTGACGAGGCGGTGGCTTATTATGAAAGGGTTTTGGAGGCCAATGTGGCCTCTTTAGGGGAATTCCACCCTGATGTGGCTTTTATCAAAAATAGTTTGGGGACGGTGTGGTTTAAAAAAGGATGCCACGATCAAGCCATTGAGTATTTGGAAGATGCGTTGAAAATTCTTTACAGAATATGCACGCCAAACCATCCGATGCTGGCGGAAGCCTGCCGGAATTTGGGTGTGGTTTGGAGCGAATATGGGGATTCGGAAAAGGCCATTCAGCTTTATGAAAAAGCGATGGCCATCTACCAGAAAAATGGAATGACGGATAGGGTCCCAGACCTCGAAGGAAAAATCGACGATTTGTTTGTCACTCTGGAAAAAAACGCCGATCCTGACCCCATTAAAATTCAATCGATTACAAAACCTAAATAA
- a CDS encoding ethylbenzene dehydrogenase-related protein, producing MKKSVVLATVAAFVLGGAMVSSAATIEALNVGKRNIPIDPTDLFWSPYGPTKGKGVVIDMDPQMITNPMWPNPATKWVNVKAARNDKEIAIRLEWNDGVRNDIMVRSQHYKDQAALMFPVKEGSEPPFTMGSEGERVNIWQWKATWDKEGAGRAGNEGMQDLEDYYADMALGAGGYYMYEPDGNLALKGALKPGMSGSKDERSKEGVHTGGAGDIVKRSTFVDLGMGKNEGVYNPGRATHNIMSDASMRRSPVEDLNAEGFSTLTTQANQDVDGEGNWNNDRWAVVFKRPLKTEDANDVQFTGNSTPMSIAIWNGANKERNGQKAITAWNTLKY from the coding sequence ATGAAAAAAAGCGTAGTACTGGCAACCGTTGCCGCGTTTGTCCTGGGTGGTGCGATGGTGTCTTCCGCGGCAACCATCGAAGCCCTGAATGTCGGTAAGCGGAATATTCCGATCGATCCTACCGACCTTTTCTGGTCGCCTTACGGCCCCACTAAAGGCAAAGGCGTCGTGATTGATATGGACCCGCAGATGATCACCAACCCGATGTGGCCGAACCCGGCTACGAAGTGGGTGAACGTCAAGGCGGCACGCAATGATAAGGAAATCGCCATCCGCCTGGAGTGGAACGATGGTGTCCGCAACGACATCATGGTCCGCTCTCAGCATTACAAAGATCAGGCCGCGCTGATGTTCCCGGTGAAAGAAGGCAGTGAGCCTCCGTTCACCATGGGTTCCGAAGGCGAGCGTGTCAACATCTGGCAGTGGAAAGCGACCTGGGACAAAGAGGGCGCTGGCCGTGCCGGTAACGAAGGCATGCAGGACCTGGAGGACTACTACGCCGATATGGCTCTGGGTGCAGGTGGTTACTACATGTATGAGCCGGATGGCAACCTGGCCCTGAAAGGCGCCTTGAAACCGGGAATGTCCGGTAGCAAGGATGAGCGGAGCAAAGAAGGCGTTCACACCGGCGGCGCTGGTGATATCGTTAAACGCTCTACTTTCGTTGACTTGGGCATGGGTAAAAACGAAGGCGTTTACAACCCGGGCCGTGCAACCCACAACATCATGTCCGACGCTTCCATGCGCCGGTCTCCGGTTGAAGACCTCAACGCAGAGGGCTTCAGCACGCTGACCACGCAGGCAAACCAGGACGTGGATGGTGAGGGGAACTGGAACAACGATCGCTGGGCCGTGGTTTTCAAACGTCCTTTGAAAACTGAAGACGCCAACGACGTTCAGTTCACCGGCAACAGCACGCCGATGTCCATCGCCATCTGGAACGGCGCCAACAAGGAACGCAATGGCCAGAAAGCCATTACGGCCTGGAATACCCTGAAGTACTAA
- a CDS encoding tetratricopeptide repeat protein, with the protein MNANEWVRLGKEAQANGLLDQAMDYYQQALDERIQVCGEYHPETSFIYSDIGSIFFKKKNYELAAQNMYQALQGFHRVCSPDHPLLAQTCNNLGLALTGQGEFDKAIQFFERALQIARQSGMQAMADEIEKKIKFLFSRMGQSAA; encoded by the coding sequence ATGAATGCGAACGAATGGGTAAGATTGGGGAAAGAAGCACAGGCCAATGGGCTGCTGGATCAGGCGATGGATTACTACCAGCAGGCTCTTGACGAACGGATTCAGGTCTGCGGCGAGTATCATCCTGAAACTTCTTTCATTTACAGTGATATAGGGAGTATATTTTTCAAGAAGAAGAACTATGAGCTCGCCGCGCAGAATATGTACCAGGCCCTGCAGGGATTCCATCGTGTGTGCAGTCCCGATCACCCTCTGCTGGCGCAGACCTGCAACAATCTGGGTCTCGCGTTGACGGGGCAGGGCGAATTCGACAAGGCGATCCAGTTTTTTGAACGTGCCCTGCAGATTGCCCGCCAATCTGGAATGCAGGCTATGGCGGACGAGATTGAAAAGAAGATCAAGTTCCTTTTCTCCAGAATGGGGCAGTCCGCCGCCTGA